DNA from Hwangdonia lutea:
TCCCCGATCTCAACACCGGAAACAACACCTATAAAGCCGTACAACGCGAAACCGGTGCATTGGCTATTGGCCCTATGTTACAAGGCCTTAACAAACCTGTTAACGATTTAAGCCGTGGCTGTACTGCCGACGATATTTATAGCACCGTAATAATAACCGCCATACAATCACAAGACCTTTAATTTATGCAAGTATTAGTTTTAAATTCTGGAAGTTCCTCATTAAAATTTCAACTGTTTCAAATGCCAGAAGAAATCATTTTGTGCTCTGGTTTAATTGAGCGCATTGGGTTTACCGATGCCAAATTCAAATTCAAAACGGAAAATGATACCATTGAAATTGTTGAAAACATTCCCAATCATAAAGTCGGTTTGGAGTTATTGGCCAATCAACTTTTGGATAAAGAAACTGGTGTTATAAAATCTACCGATGCCATTCATATTGTTGGGCATCGTGTGGTACATGGCGGCAGTCATTTTAGCAACACTACTGAAATTACCGAAGCCGTAAAAGATAAAATACAAGCATTATCATCATTGGCGCCTTTACACAATCCTCCAAATTTAGAAGGTATCGAGGTTGCCGAAACTATTTTCCCAAAGGCAAAACAAGTGGCGGTTTTCGACACGGCATTTCATCAATCTGTTCCAGAACACGTGTATAAGTACGCTATTCCCAAAACATTTTCAGAAAAACACAACATTCGTTTGTACGGATTTCATGGTACCAGCCATAAATATGTTTCGGAAAAAGCCATTGCATATTTAGGAAAAAAAGATTCAAAAATCATAAGTATTCATTTAGGTAATGGTTGCAGTATGACGGCGGTTAAAAACGGAAAAAGCATCGACCATTCTATGGGGTTCTCACCTTTGGGAGGATTGGTAATGGGCACACGCTCGGGCGATATCGACCCCGCTTTCACATTTTATTTGGCCGATAAATTAGGTTATAATTTAAACGACATTAATAAACTTTTATTAAAAGAAAGCGGCATGTTGGGGTTAACCGGTTTTAGCGATTTAAGGGATATTGAGGCCGAAGCTGAAAAGGGCAATAAAGCCTGCCAGTTAGCTTTACAAATGAATGTGTACCGCATAAAAAAATACATTGGCAGTTACGCTGCTATTTTAAACGGATTGGACGCTATTGTGTTTACTGCAGGCATTGGCGAAAACTCGCAATTTATGAGGCAAGAAATTTGCAAAGATTTAGATTTTTTAGGCATTGAATTAGATGCGGAAAAGAACAATTGCAGACCCAAAAGCTTAAAAGCCGTTAACACCGAAACATCTAAGGTTAAAATATTGGTCATCCCAACAAACGAAGAATTGGAAATTGCGAAACAGTCGGTCGGGTTGTTTGAAACCATTTCAAATTAAAGCCATAAAGTTTATAAATTAACAAAGGCTAATACTAAAAAAAATGTTTGTCATTCCGAAGGTTACTGAAATCAAAATATAATTTGGTTGAAAGTACTTTGCGAAATAAATGAAGAGGAATCTCATGGCTAAAAGATTTCTCGTCATTCTCCCGATAGCTATCGGGTTTATTCTGTCATAAGCGACAAACCACTAAAATTTACTCAAAAATTAAACGGCCTTTGTACTGCTCTTCAACCTCGATTGTTGCTGGTTTGTTTACGGCAATAACGTTACCAGTTCCCGATATTCTGCCTTTAAGGGATTGTTGCGGATTTACAATCATATCGTTAGAACTTCTATTCCAAATAGCAACCTGTTGAGCCATTAACTCGCGGCCTTCAAAACGCGAGGTACCTGCTGCGAATGTAATATTTAGTCTAGTGGTTTTTCCCGAAATAAAACAATTGGATAGATTATTAAAAACCAATGTGAAGACATTATTATCTATTTGAAGTCTAAAATTGCCGTTGGTAAAAGTATCGGGCGCTCCGTAATCTTCGGATAAAACGGTTAAACTCGGGTAGGTTAAAACCCCATCGGATCGCACGTCGTATTGTGTGGAACTGCGTATTTCGGTAATGCTTGGCGATGTTATATACACTTTGGTTATGCCGTAATCGCGCACGTAATTGCAGGTATTGTTATCGGTAAGTGTTAGTCTGCCGTCAACTACAATTGCCGTAACATCATTCATTAAATTTTCGCCGGTCTCAATACTTACTTTTTGGGTTGGGCCTTCTTTAACGATTAGTTCAATATCGCGGTTTACCAATATTTTATCAAAAGCATCAACGCTTATTTCCTTTTGAATTATGTTTCCTGTTTTCTGAAAACAGTCGTTGGCATTTTCGCTATCGCAAGCGAAAACTAAAAATAATATTGCCATGTAAATTAGTTTTTTCATAACCTAATTCCTATTCCAAATTCAACAGCTTCCGCTTTGGCACCGTGCGATTTTAAAGTTAGCGCTCCAAACCATTTATCGCTAAAATAACGTTTTAACCCAACTCTAAAATAAGTTCTTCCTTCAAAATCAAATGGGTAATAAACGTAATAGCCCAATTGCGTTACTAAAGATGTTTTATTAATAAACAACTCGTGCCCTGCAAAAACGCCAACACGTTTATAATCTTCGTTGCCCGCAACATTTTCCTCCGGAAAGGCCACACTTTTATAATAAATAAGTTCTTTTAAAAAGTTGGAAAAAAACACATCGGCCCCTAATTGAATGGCGCTTTTTCGGTTCAGCCTCTTATCCGCGTAAGCAGAAAAAATATAAAATGGAAATTGGCCGCTACCAACCACATCGCTTTCGTTAATACCGCTTCTAAAGACCATATTGTACTTTATGGGTTGGGTGAACTTGTTATCATCGTTATCTAAAGTGTTTTGATATTCCAAAGTTTCTTCATCTAAATTATAAGTAACGCCCAAATTAAAAGTTACCGAATTTATACTGGTATTGGGTGCTTTTACATTCGCGTTGGAATAGTGAATAAGCGATAATCCCGCTTGTAGCCCAAACCTATCCCAAATGCGTTCCTTTTTATAATTAAGCATCACATAAGTACTGCTCATAAGTTTAGAGCCAAAAGCAATGTTTCTAAAGTTATTTGCTTTATCGTACGGGTTGGTCGTAAACGCTAAGCCTTGACCGATACGCAACATGAGGTTACGTTTTAAAAAATAAAAATTATAATGGGCGTACAACGACGAGACATCGCCCAAAACATCATTCTTTAAATTCTGATAGGCAAAGGACACGCCATAATCGGGATAATTGTAACGCTGTTCCCATTTGTTAAAACCGTATGTTTTTTTGTTCCAACTTAAAATATAACCTTCGGGATGCTCTTTTATTAAATGCAAAATATCGTTGTTATGCAAGGCAATATTACCTTTAAAATAACTTAAATCTATGTACGATGTATGTGTTTTATCTTGCGAAAAAGAAAAGCCAAAAGCTAAACAGAAAACACATAAAATTAATTGGCGCATAAATAGGTTTTAGCCGACAAAAATAGTTTAATTATTAAAACAATGCCGACGCAATGGCTTTTATATTATCGCTTTTTCCCATAGAGTAATAATGCAACACAGGAACACCGGCGTCCAACAGCTCTTTAGATTGCTGTATGCACCACTCCACACCTACTTGACGCACCTGTTTATTGTCTTTACATTTTTCAACTTCATGAATTAAAGTTTCGGGCAAATCTATTTTAAAAACCTGCGGCAACAATTGCAAATGCCTATTTACGGCAATGGGCTTTATTCCCGGAATAATGGGCACGTTAATCCCTGCTTTTTTAGCGGCTTCAACAAACTCAAAGTACTTTTGGTTATCAAAAAACATTTGTGTTACCACATAATCCGCACCGGCATCTACCTTTTCCTTTAAGCGTTTTAAATCGCTTTTCATTGATGGCGCTTCCAAATGTTTCTCTGGATACCCCGCCACACCAATACAAAAATCGGCTTTATCATCAACATCCAAAATACCATGCAAATACTTTCCGGAGTTTAAATCCTTAATTTGATTTACCAATTGCGTCGCATAGGTATGCCCACCTTTTGTGGCCTTAAAATACTGCTCGCCTTTCATGGCATCACCACGCAACGCCATCACATTATTAATGCCTAAATAATGACAATCTACCAATAAATACTCGGTTTCCTCTTTGGTAAAACCGCCACACAACACATGTGGAACGGTATCCACATTATATTTATGTTTTATAGCGGCACAAATCCCCAAAGTACCGGGGCGCATTCTGGTTGTTTTTCTATCAAACAAGCCTTCTTTTTCAATATACACAAACTCTTCGCGCGAGGTGGTTACATCAATAAACGGCGGATTAAACTCCATTAAAGGATCAATGTTACTATATAATTCTTGAATATTTTTCCCTTTTTTCGGTGGGATAATCTCAAAGGAAAACAAGGTTTTTCCGTTCGCTTTTTTTATGTGTTCTGTTACTTTCATTTATTCCTTTTTGTCATTTCCTCGTGTCACACTGAGCTTGTCGAAGTGAAGGCGGAAATCGCATCAATATTTATTCTAATTGTATTTAATCAATCCCGAAACTTCGGGACACAAATTATATCTTATTGCTGTTTTTTAGGGCGTTACCCTTCGCTTTATACCTACAAGGTTTTTATTGAAACCTTGTAGGAAACGCTCACGGTCGGGCTTTCCGTTACAAGTCCTCGCTTCGCCGAAAAAACGGCTGGCTGTGGGCTTTCCACTGCAATCCCTAACGCGCCACTCTTGCACTAACCCCCCCCTAGCCCCTCCAAAGGAGGGAACGCTTACTCTTGATCCAATTTCTCAGACCTGTCAGGTTTTTAAAACCTGACAGGTCTAATAATGTACATCTCCACAATCCATTCCTCCCGAAGTCCACTCTGAGCGCAGTAGAAATAAGGAGGTTAATCCGATAGTTATCGGAAGAGCTTTTTATCCCGCCAAATTAGCGTGCAACCATTTTCGGGCGGTGTCTTTGGCTATGCCTTTTCTTGTTGCATAATCGGTTAATTGGCTATCGGTAATTTTACCGACCCCAAAATACTTAGCTTCCGAATTTCCAAAATAATACCCCGAAACCGCTGCTGCTGGCCACATGGCCAGACTTTCGGTAAGCTTAACCCCAATTCGTTTTTCAACATCCAATAGTTTCCAAATGGTTTGTTTTTCCAAATGGTCCGGGCACGCCGGATAACCCGGTGCCGGCCTAATGCCTTTGTAACTTTCTTTAATTAAATCGTCGTTGCTCAAATTTTCATCAGCCGCATAACCCCAATGTTTAGTACGCACTTGGTGGTGCAAATATTCTGCGAAAGCTTCTGCAAACCTGTCGGCAATCGCTTGCGCCATAATAGCGTTATAATCGTCGTCTTTGGCTCTGTAACTATCGGCCAATTCTTGGGCACCAAAAATACCCACACAGAACGCGCCCATATAATCGGTTTTACCCGTTTCTGCTGGCGCAATAAAATCGGCCAATGCATGATTCGGAATCCCTTCACGCTTTTTTAATTGCTGGCGTAAGGTTCTAAAAACAGCGATTTCTTCACCTTTTTTCTTAACCGAAATATCATCGTCATGTATCGAGTTTGCTTCAAACAATCCAAAAACCGCTTTGGGTTTTAAAAGTTGTTTTGCAATAATCTCTTTAATCATTTCCTGCGCTTCATTGTACATTATTGTGGCTTGTTCGCCCACAACGTCATCTTTTAAAATAGCAGGGAATTTCCCGTGTAAATCCCAGCTTCTAAAAAACGGACTCCAGTCTAAAAACGGCAACAATTCCTTTAAACTTAATTGTTTTAAAACCTGAACGCCCATGGCATTAGGCTTTACAGTTTCAGCTGATTCCCAATCAATTCTATATTTTCTTTGTCGCGCTTCTTCTATCGAAATATATGATTTTTCTTTGCCTCGTTTTAAAAACTTGGTTCTAAAATCATCATAATCCGCTTTCAATTTTGCGGTGTATTCGTGTGCTGATTTTTTATTCAATAAATCGCCAACAACAGTTACCGCCCGCGATGCATCGTTTACATGAACCACGGCATTTTTATACTGCGTATCAATCTTAACCGCGGTGTGTGCTTTTGAGGTTGTGGCACCACCAATAAGCAAAGGCAACTCGAATTCCTGACGTTGCATTTCTTTGGCGAGATACACCATTTCGTCCAACGATGGCGTAATTAACCCCGATAATCCAATGGCATCCACACGTTCGCTAATAGCCGTTTCAATAATTTTTTCTGGTGGTACCATAACACCCAAATCTACAATCTCGTAGTTGTTGCATGCCAATACTACACTCACGATATTTTTACCGATATCGTGCACATCGCCTTTTACGGTAGCCATTAATATTTTACCAACCGGTTCTTGGGCATCGGTTTTTTCAGCTTCAATAAACGGATTTAGATAACCCACAGCTTTTTTCATAACACGTGCCGATTTTACTACTTGAGGCAAGAACATTTTACCTGCTCCAAATAAATCGCCAACCACATTCATCCCTATCATTAAATGTCCTTCAATAACATCAATGGGTTTGTCGACTTCTTGTCTGGCTTGCTCGATATCCTCAATAATAAAAGCGTCAATTCCCTTAACCAAAGCATGTGTAATTCTATCTTGTAAAGGGTTTTCGCGCCAAGACAAATCGACTGTTTTTTCAGTTTTTGAACCTTTTACGGTTTCAGCGAATTCCAACAAACGCTCGGTGGCATCATCACGCCTGTCTAGGAGGACATCTTCTACATGTTCTAATAAATCCTTAGGAATATCGTCATAAACCTCAAGCATCGCAGGGTTTACAATGCCCATATTTATGCCTGCTTTAATGGCATGGTATAAAAATGCCGAATGCATCGCCTCACGAACGCCGTTATTTCCCCGAAATGAAAACGAGACATTACTCACGCCACCACTAACGCTAACATTGGGCAGATTTTCGCGGACCCAACGCGTGGCCTCAATAAAATCGAGGGCGTTTCTGCGGTGTTCTTCCATACCGGTAGCCACAGGAAAAATGTTTAAATCGAAAATAATATCTTCGGACGGGAAACCTACTTTGTTCACCAAAACATCATACGAACGTTTGGCTATTTCAATACGTCGTTCGTAATTATCGGCTTGCCCTACCTCATCAAAAGCCATAACAATAACGGCAGCGCCATAGCGTTTAATTTGCTTCGCTTCCCAAATAAAATTGGCTTCGCCTTCTTTTAAAGAAATGGAATTCACCACACATTTACCTTGCACCACTTGAAGTCCCGCTTCGATGATTTCCCACTTAGAAGAATCAATCATTATAGGCACTTTACAAATATCGGGTTCGGCAGCAATGAGGTTTAAGAAACGGACCATTGCTTCTTTTCCGTCAATTAAACCATCGTCAAAATTAATATCGATAATTTGAGCGCCACCATCAACTTGATGACGGGCAATATCCAACGCTTCATCAAATTTTTCTTCTTTAATTAAGCGAAGAAATTTTCGAGAACCCGCTACATTGGTACGCTCACCTACGTTTATAAAATTACTGTTTTCGTTCAAGATTAGCGGTTCTAATCCTGACAGTTTCATATATTTAGTTTGTTTCACTTTCATCTTCATACATCAATTTTAAAAAGACCCTTCGACTGCGCTCAGGGAGAAAGCTTGCCTTGGTTTATATTTTGCCGCAATATTTGCGATAACGCTAATATGCTTAGGCGATGTGCCGCAACAACCACCAATGATATTGATTAAATTCTTTTTTAAATATTCCTCGATTTGCTCACCCATTTCCTCTGGTGATTCATCGTACTCTCCAAAGGCATTGGGTAATCCGGCATTGGGATGCGCGGAAATAGCAAAATCGGTTTTATTGGCAATGGCTTCTAAATGCGGTTGCATTAAATTGGCTCCTAAAGCACAATTAAAACCTATAGAAAGCAATGGAATATGAGATACCGAAATTAAAAAAGCTTCTGCGGTTTGCCCCGATAATGTTCTGCCCGAAGCATCGGTAATGGTTCCGCTAAGCATAATTGGAATATCTTGATTGCGTTCTTCTTTAACTTCTTCAATCGCAAATAATGCGGCTTTGGCGTTTAAAGTATCAAACACGGTTTCGACCAATAATAAATCGACGCCGCCATCCACTAAAGCTTCAACTTGTTGTTTGTAGGCGATGCGCAATTCATCAAATGTGACCGCCCTATAACCCGGGTCGTTAACATCGGGCGACATGCTTGCCGTACGGTTAGTTGGCCCTATTGAACCCGCAACAAAACGTGGTTTATGAGGTTCTTTGGCTGTAAATTTATCGGCAACTTCTTTGGCTATTTTTGCCGATTGATAATTTAACTCGTAAACCAAATTTTCCATTTGATAGTCGGCCATAGCAATAGTGGTACTGGAAAATGTGTTGGTTTCTACAATATCTGCTCCGGCCTCAAAATATTTTCCGTGGATGGTTTTTATGGCTTCTGGCTGTGTTATTGACAGCAAATCGTTGTTGCCTTGCAGCGGTGTTGGATAATCGTTAAAGCGCTCGCCCCTGAAATCATCTTCCGTAAATTTATAAGCTTGCAACATGGTGCCCATGGCGCCATCTAAAACTAAAATGCGCTCTTTTAAAGCGTTATGGATATTTGACATTTTCTTATATATTTCCAGACCTGTCAGGTTTTGGAAACCTGACAGGTCTATTTATGTCATCAAGAAAAGTTAAGAATTCACTTTTCGTTATCTTTCTAATACTTTAAAATATCAGTAGAATTTAGCACCTTCCCCGAAAAGTCGGGAGGTTGCCAAGGCTTCAACGGGTCTATTCCCTCTACCTTTCTTGATAACAGTAATTATGATTATGAACTATTTTTATTCGCTTTCGCGGAATTTATGCAACAAAAGTACTAACTATATTTTTGTTATCCTACTTAATTTACAACTCTCTCAGACCTGTCAGGTTTCCAAAACCTGACAGGTCT
Protein-coding regions in this window:
- a CDS encoding acetate/propionate family kinase, translating into MQVLVLNSGSSSLKFQLFQMPEEIILCSGLIERIGFTDAKFKFKTENDTIEIVENIPNHKVGLELLANQLLDKETGVIKSTDAIHIVGHRVVHGGSHFSNTTEITEAVKDKIQALSSLAPLHNPPNLEGIEVAETIFPKAKQVAVFDTAFHQSVPEHVYKYAIPKTFSEKHNIRLYGFHGTSHKYVSEKAIAYLGKKDSKIISIHLGNGCSMTAVKNGKSIDHSMGFSPLGGLVMGTRSGDIDPAFTFYLADKLGYNLNDINKLLLKESGMLGLTGFSDLRDIEAEAEKGNKACQLALQMNVYRIKKYIGSYAAILNGLDAIVFTAGIGENSQFMRQEICKDLDFLGIELDAEKNNCRPKSLKAVNTETSKVKILVIPTNEELEIAKQSVGLFETISN
- a CDS encoding head GIN domain-containing protein, giving the protein MAILFLVFACDSENANDCFQKTGNIIQKEISVDAFDKILVNRDIELIVKEGPTQKVSIETGENLMNDVTAIVVDGRLTLTDNNTCNYVRDYGITKVYITSPSITEIRSSTQYDVRSDGVLTYPSLTVLSEDYGAPDTFTNGNFRLQIDNNVFTLVFNNLSNCFISGKTTRLNITFAAGTSRFEGRELMAQQVAIWNRSSNDMIVNPQQSLKGRISGTGNVIAVNKPATIEVEEQYKGRLIFE
- a CDS encoding acyloxyacyl hydrolase, giving the protein MRQLILCVFCLAFGFSFSQDKTHTSYIDLSYFKGNIALHNNDILHLIKEHPEGYILSWNKKTYGFNKWEQRYNYPDYGVSFAYQNLKNDVLGDVSSLYAHYNFYFLKRNLMLRIGQGLAFTTNPYDKANNFRNIAFGSKLMSSTYVMLNYKKERIWDRFGLQAGLSLIHYSNANVKAPNTSINSVTFNLGVTYNLDEETLEYQNTLDNDDNKFTQPIKYNMVFRSGINESDVVGSGQFPFYIFSAYADKRLNRKSAIQLGADVFFSNFLKELIYYKSVAFPEENVAGNEDYKRVGVFAGHELFINKTSLVTQLGYYVYYPFDFEGRTYFRVGLKRYFSDKWFGALTLKSHGAKAEAVEFGIGIRL
- the metF gene encoding methylenetetrahydrofolate reductase [NAD(P)H]; amino-acid sequence: MKVTEHIKKANGKTLFSFEIIPPKKGKNIQELYSNIDPLMEFNPPFIDVTTSREEFVYIEKEGLFDRKTTRMRPGTLGICAAIKHKYNVDTVPHVLCGGFTKEETEYLLVDCHYLGINNVMALRGDAMKGEQYFKATKGGHTYATQLVNQIKDLNSGKYLHGILDVDDKADFCIGVAGYPEKHLEAPSMKSDLKRLKEKVDAGADYVVTQMFFDNQKYFEFVEAAKKAGINVPIIPGIKPIAVNRHLQLLPQVFKIDLPETLIHEVEKCKDNKQVRQVGVEWCIQQSKELLDAGVPVLHYYSMGKSDNIKAIASALF
- the metH gene encoding methionine synthase, yielding MKVKQTKYMKLSGLEPLILNENSNFINVGERTNVAGSRKFLRLIKEEKFDEALDIARHQVDGGAQIIDINFDDGLIDGKEAMVRFLNLIAAEPDICKVPIMIDSSKWEIIEAGLQVVQGKCVVNSISLKEGEANFIWEAKQIKRYGAAVIVMAFDEVGQADNYERRIEIAKRSYDVLVNKVGFPSEDIIFDLNIFPVATGMEEHRRNALDFIEATRWVRENLPNVSVSGGVSNVSFSFRGNNGVREAMHSAFLYHAIKAGINMGIVNPAMLEVYDDIPKDLLEHVEDVLLDRRDDATERLLEFAETVKGSKTEKTVDLSWRENPLQDRITHALVKGIDAFIIEDIEQARQEVDKPIDVIEGHLMIGMNVVGDLFGAGKMFLPQVVKSARVMKKAVGYLNPFIEAEKTDAQEPVGKILMATVKGDVHDIGKNIVSVVLACNNYEIVDLGVMVPPEKIIETAISERVDAIGLSGLITPSLDEMVYLAKEMQRQEFELPLLIGGATTSKAHTAVKIDTQYKNAVVHVNDASRAVTVVGDLLNKKSAHEYTAKLKADYDDFRTKFLKRGKEKSYISIEEARQRKYRIDWESAETVKPNAMGVQVLKQLSLKELLPFLDWSPFFRSWDLHGKFPAILKDDVVGEQATIMYNEAQEMIKEIIAKQLLKPKAVFGLFEANSIHDDDISVKKKGEEIAVFRTLRQQLKKREGIPNHALADFIAPAETGKTDYMGAFCVGIFGAQELADSYRAKDDDYNAIMAQAIADRFAEAFAEYLHHQVRTKHWGYAADENLSNDDLIKESYKGIRPAPGYPACPDHLEKQTIWKLLDVEKRIGVKLTESLAMWPAAAVSGYYFGNSEAKYFGVGKITDSQLTDYATRKGIAKDTARKWLHANLAG
- a CDS encoding homocysteine S-methyltransferase family protein; amino-acid sequence: MSNIHNALKERILVLDGAMGTMLQAYKFTEDDFRGERFNDYPTPLQGNNDLLSITQPEAIKTIHGKYFEAGADIVETNTFSSTTIAMADYQMENLVYELNYQSAKIAKEVADKFTAKEPHKPRFVAGSIGPTNRTASMSPDVNDPGYRAVTFDELRIAYKQQVEALVDGGVDLLLVETVFDTLNAKAALFAIEEVKEERNQDIPIMLSGTITDASGRTLSGQTAEAFLISVSHIPLLSIGFNCALGANLMQPHLEAIANKTDFAISAHPNAGLPNAFGEYDESPEEMGEQIEEYLKKNLINIIGGCCGTSPKHISVIANIAAKYKPRQAFSLSAVEGSF